The nucleotide window tttgtttattatattattataacattctctcactttatattgcttattgcatatatatattgtgatgtacatgGATCTATGCATTGAGAATCAGattgtaatgagatcacgataatgagaccgattcacctttaaacatagatcctaaataatcctagtcataggttactcgagagggacatcgaaataactagatagactggtgtattgtatactcatccatatgatagagatagtttgtctcatagctacttatgtagggacactaaggatacagtaaaatactcattggataatgagttcattgattgatctgctcataaaatactggatagttaatgatgtcttattatcagacaacgatttcatagtcctaatagtatatatgatccttagacttgagctaCCAaaaatatcctgtatgagtactcaactctttgatactgaatttataggtttgaaagtttcaaatctagtacagtcggttattgggagtgatagccaaccttacgagagctattgagtgtcattagaggatcatccactctcagtattatgagaggaatatcttgtgtgttcttgctaaaataaatctttagccaaggtcattcagattgagagagaaatagttctttatgagaatccgattagagcgagactcgaggagaaaccgtatgagcctgatagcaccatacccggtatatggtctctgggatattagataaatgagagactatatgtacatggtaactaaagacagatatgtccaaaggattggatttccctatatcgttTTGGGACTtcggcatagtggcctaatacattcgtagtcgagtgaattattatggagataataattcactgagccaaaaagagctctaataggtatgactcacgatcaactcaatattaggcctagagggtcacacacatatggtaggtgttgcgacgagtataggttcagatatgagatatttgctaaagcctctatcttattagatatccaataagcccctatcttattggatatccaataagcccctaatttattggatctcatggatgaaATCTAAtaagatataataaaatattattaggtagagactcactcatctaagaggcttgagtaattAAAtaaagatctagtacccaatagggcaggatccattagggttagctAGGGGCCTCTATAAGTAGGAGTGAACTAAAGGCCCAGAGGTGGGGGCTCCCtgattgccacctcctattctcctctctccttctctttCTCATATAGCAGGCATGGAGATTTGagtagcgtcgtcgtagccctactgtgtagatcatcGCTAGAGTAGATGATGCTTgatctctttcatcctctcctatagatctatagggattcagggatatacaatctccctatgtaAAACGCAACTATCTTTCTGATATGCAGTTTTCAATTTTAcaaattttgtgcaccaatcttcacacaaagacgaatacatattggaaaatttggattttttttttgttgttattttactacgcatgtgatgtcgcccctagatttcttatagtggtatcagagctaggttgttcatgtgaaagattgattttgaattgcatgtgttatgttttaggaagacttttgtcatcaaaattgttgatgcaaaagataagagagggcaacaactattgcagCCCTCGCAGGTTAGCCAATGGTTGCTTGCAGCCTTAGTTGAGGCCTGGCCACCTACGTCTAGGTGGCCGGTAGTCGGCTGCCTGCGACCAATAGCATGCAACCCATAGGCAAGAAGTCGCGAGGGCAGCAGCACTTGCAGGCGCTGTGCTAGTGAGCAGAGGCACCGCGGGGCAACAGCGCCTGCCCGTGGGTAGAGTCGCCCACTGGGGTacccacctgcaggggcagcgcACCCTCCTCCCAGCGCCGTGGCTGTCGCGGGCAAGGTGGCGGCGACCACAACATAGCAGTAGGGAAAGAAGGGTTAGGGTTTTTTTcggtaaaagatagttttgccctcgaaattttagaaatttcaaattttatccttttgtccaaattatgaaaatacccctcagaattcaaaaaaATTCCTATTTGtccctaattttagaaaatattaattaaataataataataataataatattattattattattatcatcatcatcatcatcatctagtagtcctacataacgatatttacatgtgatgtatgatgtggacggatgattatggactatgtgatgtgtgtacatgtgattattattattattattggggcctacaaacctccaattttgttctcgtttattgtcgggcctatgtgtctatgattaagttgtaatcacacgaggaggcgcagcgggagagtggaagcgatagcgggacccacaaggtTAATACGGACGATCGTGACGCATGAAGATACGTCGAGATGCAGAcgaaatcgacgaggacgagatagacgatcacaggacatggagatacaccgttgtatacatagatcttgatatgagtgattaggctcaCTAACTTCCTAATCACATTATgatgtagtccatgatcatctggtatgattgctcatgtgatgtgtgattatttatacacctactatatatatatatatatatatatatatatatatatatatatatatgtaatgtaGATATCTATTAAATATGTATGACACGTCATaagaccaaataaaaaatcttccctttataatattaagtcgataaatgtaAAATTCTTTTTGTTATGGACTAATACTTTATAGAATTGCAAGGTGTTATTAGCGAGGATGTATATATACTAAAGATGATGCAAAATTATGATGGCACACATGTTGGGATGACATGCAGCAAGGTTGTTCTGACATCTAACACACTTGGGAAGCCTTAAAGACTGAATTACAAAATCATTTTATGCCATAGAACATAGAGTTTAACATGTGGTGGAAGTTGACGTGATTTCATTAGACatctaaaatttgatattatatgAACCAGTTTTTTTGCACTAATTAGATATCCAAGATATATCtgagaaagattttttttttttgcttcctatGTGATCTGAATCTGAAATCATGGGCTTAATAGATACTATTATTGAGGTAGAATAACTCACATATTTCTCTACAGAGATGACGGGAAAGTTACTCATCAAAGAATGAATTTTCCAAAGCTTCCgaactcaaaaaataaaaatgcatcaACGTAAAGAGGTGCTTAATGCGATTGATCTTTTGTTGTTATCAAtaatatgattttaattttttattattttatcagcattttattctttttatgatATTGGTTGATTTATAAGACTAGTTCCATAAATTTTATTAAATGAATGAGTTGGTTAAATTAAAGGGAAGATGATATGAAAAGTATCTTGAGAATACTTTTGTTGTATTATAAATGAGGGGTGCTTtatggaaaataaaataaaatatggatCATTGGAATGGATTCTTGCAAAGATATCTTTTCATGTGAGGACCAAAATTAGAAGGTTTTCAAAATGATTCAATGGAATATAGCTTCATTTGACCCAATTATATCAATTTTGAATGAGATTAAACTTATTTCGAACATGgcctaaaaaataaaataatcttattcaaaaatattgtaattaagcttcatatataatatttttcacataacAACTTTCTTAACCttcatataagatatttttaaataaaaataatcaaaatcagcatactttaaattttatattaccaAAGATCAAGACAGCTGGCCATTttgtattataaaaaaataaagacagtccaaatttatttttaaaaaaactagTATGGAAGAATTCAGTGGATTTTGACCTCAATTGAGCTAGTTATACTATTTCCCAATAGGGTAATATAACAATTTtgatttatttcgattaaaattataataaaaaagttCAAATGAGGGCTTAAGtatgaaattaataaatattataagatGAAAACCTCTGCATTAGGTGCTTATAATGACACTAGGCATAGTTAATAATTATCCATAAATATCATCATTTTTACTAAAATATACAAATAACTATATTACATTTTAAattaaatcaattatatgaattttattttactaattaattcatcaatatcttattatattttatgatattgataCTTTATATTAATACTAGTTTtaccaatttttttattaatatacatataatattaCTTAGTGTTATTTAGTATAAATTAATCTATGAGTTGTATTGAACAGATCCAATCGAATAGGTCAGGCCAATTAGAGGAAAGTTAGGATTGAAAAATtagggaagaaaagagggaaaaggTACTTGGGATACTTTTATCATATTATAAATGAGAGGCCTTCTATTAGGAAAAGATAAAATGAGTTTTTCTAAATGAATTTATCCGATCAAAATCCTAATTGATTTTCGATTCTATTTTAGATGCCTAAGTAGTGTGTATCGCTTTTGTATAAATGTTCATCGTCTCTCCCCTTGTATCGTCGCTCAAAGCAATTGAAGAGAGGAATACTCAAACATTTAAAGTGGTTGGAGGGGGGTATACCTAGACGCTAAAGGTAGAGCTTCATCACAAGACGATAAGTAAGACtcctttttttaaaatatatatttatgctAAACTATTCTTCCTCATTCATGTtgataacaaaataataaaattcaTGAAGTTGTTTAGGAAGAGTAAATTTTAAAGACTATTCACTTAGTAGTGATACTATATAAATCCTTTTACTCCATTAATTTTGTCTTTTTGTTTGTTATTAGACTTTGATATAATAGATGATTGAGGTGAAGAGAGCCGATGACATTCGATCTGAACATCGAGTTATAACAGGGATTTTGATTAGAAGTAACATGTTTCATTTATAGATACGATTAAAATTATAGAGAGTTTAGAAACCTATATAAGCTCTATCGACATTTCTAATCGATTCCGAAAATAGGTTTTGGATGTAAGGTTTGTCATCTCCTCTATGATATCACCATCTCCCCCTCCTCTCAAGTCATCCTCTAAGATCCACATGGAGAAAAAAATagaatcaataaaaatattagagATATTCATGCATGAATTCTTGTCCGAGTTAACATTTACTAATTTGACTAAGACTCATTATTACTGGAATTCTAATAAAAAGGAGACGGGCACATAgttactttttttttctattaatctTTGTTAAACAAAATAATGATGTGTTCACTGTATCATTTGTGAATCTCTAATTTGATTGGAATTCTCACTAGGTATTATTGGCAATCTATAATTCCATTAGAATTGCCACCTATGAGTAAAATAAGATGTGGGGTTTTGTGTTATGACTTAGTAATTTGATAGGAGTATGCTAATCGAATCCGGATCTTATTCTTTATccatttttgatgcatgattaaaCTGAAATATTATTAAAAGTAACTGCGAGAGTAAATTACATTTTGTTCCACGATCGTAGATTAGCGACGGTAGCCTAATATGACAGCTTGTGATTACTACCATGCACCATTAAGCAATTCCCGTAATGTGTGCTAAATGTCTAAAGATTTCATAtgcccttttttttcctttttcttcggtCAAGCTTCGAGTGTTGCAAAGCCAAGCATGTCGTCTGAAGGTAAAGAGGTGATCACCGAGGCAGCGGAGGGATCGTCATCCCAGCCGAAGCCGACGAAGACTGTTGTTACTCTCGTGTCTTCCGACGAAGAGAAATTTGAGGTAGACATAGCGGTAGCAAACCAATCGGAGATGATCAAGAATCTGATTCTAGACATGGAAGACGATGTCGATGAGTTCGTAGTCCCCGTGTTAAACGTTACTGGTCTCGTGCTCGCCAAGGTGATACAGTACTGGGAAAAGCATGCCGAGGCGATCGACAGAGACCAACTCGAAGCGTTCGACATGGCGTTCGTGGATATGAACAAGGAACTGTTGTTCCAGGTCCTAATAGCTGTAAATTTTCTCGAGTCGAGGCCGCTGCTGAACCTGTTGTGCAAGACCATCGCTGACGGCATTAAGGATATGTCGGTGGACGAAGTCAGAGCGTACTTCTCAATCGAGAGCGATTTCACCGAGGAGGAGGAGCGGCAGGTTCGAGATGAAAACCAATGGGCCTTCGAAGAACAATAGACTACTGCTTCATTTTACTCCTTTGTGGATGAGCTACTGTtgtttattttatgataatataaacTACTCAGAACTCCGGCAATAAATTTATTTGGTGCTATGGATTATTTCAGATTTGTTGCATGATGATAATTGGATATTAGATGGCGGACCACTATCGTAATCCTTCGTTTTCAGATTCCTAATCCCATCATAGGGGCATGAGAACACACATTCCATCCTGGATATTAATTCGACTTCGATTACATGTATTGCAGCGGCTAACTCGACTGCTGCATTCGAATCCTCCCTTCATACACCGATGATACATACTTCTGATACAAACTGACGAACAAAATTGGCTGTGCCATTTCCGTAAAGCTAAGTGATACACTAGAAATGACAATGAAACTCCAGCATCATCCATGAATCTAAAAAAATGCTAATGAACCCTCGTTGGATTACGACTTCTGCATTGCCTAATCTTCGGTTTGTTGACCTCAATAGATGCTTCTTGCTTGCTATAGAACTACCCCGCAAAGAAAAAACTTACTGTTCTTCCttgtttctcctttttcttttgaacTTCAGTCTCTCGACTTGCTTGGGTTTCTGATTTGCATTATTCTTCTTGATCCTCTTATTTGCGATGCTTGCTGTGCGGTTGATCGATTGGTGGTGCCTGCCTTTATCTATGGTCGCAGCAGCCCCATTCATGCTGTAAGCATCACTCTTCTGTTTCTTTCCCCTCCCTCTTATGACACCAGATCTTAGCCCTGAATCCTTCTTCTGTGGTACATCGTCAAGAATCCTTTTCTTCCCTCTGCATATGAATACCATCCATCACAAGAGCACATATAGCTCATATTCCGAGAGGAATAAATCATATGTGCAACGTATTACCAACCTTTTTATGACAGGATCTTTTGAATCACATGGCGCATCAGGATTGGCAGGACATTCAGATTTTTTCTTTCTCTGACGGCTCTGGAATTACAAGTGTCATGAGATTATGCACAGAACATCAGGTGTCGTTGTTAAACTTGCATTTTCAACATATCACAGTCTTTTCTATGGCAAAAGCTTATACCATGAACATTGGCAGTTTTTCTCGACAAATATAGAAATCATAACAGCTGTACAATAAGAAAGCATGGCTCTATGCCATGATAGTAAATTACCTTTAGCCAGAGTACAAGAACATTATATCAGAACAAGATTATAATTTGTCAATAAGATATTGAATGGTTGCTCCAATTAAATTTTTACTACAACCAGATGATGGAATTAAGAAAATAATGTAAGTTTTTTCCAAGAACAAATCGAAGAAGAGGATACTTGGAACTTGGAcggaaaaaagaaaatattaatgaAATATGAACTTTGATGATCATTAAGTATAAAAGCATGGCAAAGGAGATTCGTAGGTAATTTAAACATAAATAGATATGGCTTTAGCAAAGAGTAAGCGGCAGTGCAAAGAAGTTCCAAGGAACAACTACTACTAAAATATCATGCTTTAAAGCGCATAGTATGTTTTTAGTTTCATCCAGACTGATATATATTGGATGGTATCTACCAGTTTGAGGCTTAACCTACACAAGGACCCGGCATTTTGGCTTGGTCTAGTCTAGTCCAGTTTGTAGCCCATGCCTTATTAGATGCTTTCTTATCAGATGCTTCCTTTTAGGTTTTAACACCAGATCTCTCTTGCACATGCCCAATCTTTTTCATGCTTGTCTCTCTTGCTCTATCCCCAAATCCCCGTTCCTCCTCTCATTGCTTGTTATTTGCACAATCCGCTGGTCATGGCTTGGTATTCCACCTCTTGTTCCTCTTACTCTGTTCTTAGTATTCTCCTCCAACCTTTTCGGTGTCGATCGGCATCCCGATGTCCCATGTATCAGTATGCTGGTACAAACTAGACACATACTGGTCCAGCCAACAGCCAATATGGGTTCAAGAACCAAAATTTTGAACCATGCTTAATGCTTAATGGTCCAGCCAACAGCCAATAGGAACTTCAATATTTCCATTTTAAAATTCAACAAGTttgtcatcaaaagataaatatgaGAATACTAAACTTCATTCATCTTATTGTCTATAGTGATTCCTAATGATGTAATTCAAGTTAGATAGAAACACACTGAAGGTTCAGATTAAAGCCTTGGCAATTTTTAGCAggagaaaatggaaaaaaaaacttCAATTGCAATTTCTATTGTTATCAAGGCATATAAAACAAGATACTTTACCTCCACAACGGAATTGACAAAGTCCTTATATTTTTTGGGCACATTGCCGTCAATGGCCTCATAATCACACTTCCTTATAAGAATTTCGAGGATAATTGCAACCTGTGATTATCAAATAGCAGCTCAATCATGCAAACTTCACATATGAAAAGGCAAAGAAATCGAACACTTCTAGGactacaaaaaaaaacaaaaaaaaacatgccTTCAATCGGAAATGATGTTTTGAAATTGATGACCATGGCAATATTCCATTCAGAATATCAGGTACTAGAATAATTAGGTTCTTTGAGTGCAACGATGAAACCAACACTTTAACGAAGCCCAGAGCTGCCTAAACAATCCAAACATTATATTATGATGTCAaaagaacaaacaaaaaaaaccAAGGGAAAAGTGATTAATAAACTTACTTTAATAACTTCGTTAGACTTATTTTGTAGCAAAACTAAGACAGAAGGTATCAGGTTTGGCACAGCCAGACAAAACTCAGCATCGTTGTATATAAGCAATGAAAGGGCAGAAATTGCACCACTCATGATATGAGGAGATGAACTAGAAAGATAGCCCATTACCTGAAAATCAATGACAGAAAAGAAAGAATTAAATTTAGTGAAATAAACATGCCGTATGTAACCAACTCGAAATTATTTTCTCATATCTTACTGTGTCACACCACAACTAGAACCCAAGGACATATCatctgaataactcaaaagcataTGCCTAGAAGGATgatgttattatatatataacatgTTCCCTGCCATTGTGACCCTGAATCCACATGCATCACAGATATGCTACCTGACATGCTAGTTGTGGACCCAGACACTGGCATGTTACTTGTTGTTATATGGTATGGTTTACCAGCAGCCAACAGCATGGCCAACTGCAGATTAATCATAGCCTAGGGTAAGCATGTATTTCAAAATCCTATGTTCAGTGTTCCTACAGGATGAGACCAATGTAAATTATAGATAATATATCATCATCCTGAAATTCCATGTAAGAGGAAAATCACAATATGCTCCTTCCTATTCATAAGTATGGGAAAATGGTGCACATGTATTCTATCACAATAAGAGAAGATGAAAGGGACAATTTAAAA belongs to Musa acuminata AAA Group cultivar baxijiao chromosome BXJ1-11, Cavendish_Baxijiao_AAA, whole genome shotgun sequence and includes:
- the LOC103970909 gene encoding SKP1-like protein 11, with protein sequence MSSEGKEVITEAAEGSSSQPKPTKTVVTLVSSDEEKFEVDIAVANQSEMIKNLILDMEDDVDEFVVPVLNVTGLVLAKVIQYWEKHAEAIDRDQLEAFDMAFVDMNKELLFQVLIAVNFLESRPLLNLLCKTIADGIKDMSVDEVRAYFSIESDFTEEEERQVRDENQWAFEEQ